From the Lathyrus oleraceus cultivar Zhongwan6 chromosome 4, CAAS_Psat_ZW6_1.0, whole genome shotgun sequence genome, one window contains:
- the LOC127074622 gene encoding uncharacterized protein LOC127074622, whose protein sequence is MFHSATLTVLLLTGVLLQISWVTSISMPSSNCYAFNNSSRIVDFSSWTGDPFEYDEKQGSDVVVRFCKDVESRSQTGYVDFGRFDRFNYFVAGSGQYDFVQEFYNGDLMGCEQSYDKMGRTAQVNVICGSCPNGQCKGRPGCICHVAHESNCRVLIELAISCEKPGPQIFQGFTVGFHPRSWELVYNGMTQFGFEKTHHDFSFQTSQTQVVLFTSAIASLSSLVRKPILKVLPNDGLRVKLSGSAASGKPPTTLSPTMLILDWRCEVTRNTPYEVNITIPIEGYEPIQFVLTKMCDYKQDQGGGATRGWAIFGVISCIFFVSSTIFCCGGFIYKTKVERQRGVDALPGMTYLSACLEAVSGAGQGYSRPEDSYASGETSWERPPGPSQPQASWRPTERKYGAI, encoded by the exons ATGTTTCACTCCGCAACTTTAACCGTTTTACTCCTAACTG GTGTTCTCTTGCAGATATCATGGGTCACTTCAATTTCAATGCCGAGTTCCAATTGCTACGCTTTCAATAATTCAAGTCGTATCGTTGATTTC AGTAGCTGGACTGGTGACCCTTTTGAGTATGATGAGAAG CAAGGTTCTGATGTGGTTGTAAGATTCTGCAAAGATGTGGAGAGTAGATCGCAAACG GGATATGTTGATTTTGGCCGATTTGATAGGTTCAACTACTTTGTTGCTGGTTCTGGCCAATATGATTTTGTTCAA GAATTTTataatggtgacctaatgggctgTGAACAAAGTTATGACAAAATGGGACGAACAGCTCAG GTAAATGTCATATGTGGGAGCTGTCCTAATGGACAATGTAAAG GTCGTCCTGGATGCATATGTCACGTCGCACATGAATCGAACTGCAG AGTTTTAATTGAACTTGCAATTTCATGTGAGAAACCGGGCCCACAAATATTTCAAGGCTTCACTGTTGGTTTTCATCCACGATCATGGGAACTT GTTTATAATGGCATGACTCAGTTCGGTTTTGAGAAAACCCATCATGATTTTAG CTTTCAGACATCACAAACTCAAGTAGTCCTATTTACAAGTGCAATTGCTTCACTCTCATCCTTGGTTCGTAAACCTATTTTGAAG GTTCTTCCAAATGATGGTTTGAGAGTGAAATTGTCTGGATCTGCTGCTAGTGGGAAGCCTCCGACAACTTTGTCACCCACAATGTTGATCCTTGATTGGAGAT GTGAGGTAACCCGTAACACGCCATATGAAGTTAACATCACAATCCCGATAGAAGGATATGAACCCATTCAATTTGTGCTTACAAAAATGTGCG ACTACAAACAAGATCAAGGAGGTGGTGCCACAAGAGGATGGGCAATATTTGGAGTGATATCTTGCAT ATTCTTTGTCTCATCAACAATTTTTTGCTGTGGAGGGTTCATTTACAAGACTAAAGTGGAGCGCCAG CGTGGGGTTGATGCATTGCCTGGCATGACATACCTATCTGCCTGCTTAGAGGCA GTTAGTGGGGCTGGGCAAGGTTACTCACGGCCAGAAGACTCGTACGCCTCCGGCGAAACCTCTTGGGAGCGCCCTCCTGGTCCTTCACAACCTCAAGCTTCATGGAGACCAACAGAGAGAAAATATGGCGCCATTTGA